The DNA segment AACACCTGCCCCAAACGGTGGCCGAATCTACCGGATTTTGGCAGGGAAGTAGAAATGGCGCACTACATGATGAGTGGTTTTCGCGCGCCTTTTCCATCATTTCAAGTGGCGGCCGATGAGGGAGAGGAGCTGAGGTGGTGCGCCAATGAAGGGAGGAGGGCTGGGTGGCGGCTGGCCGGTGTGGGGAGGAGGGAGAAGAGAGAAAacggaagagagagaaagagggacgGGAACGCGCGGggagaaaggaaaaagaagaagaatgccGGTCTGATTCGACCAGTCCGAATCGATCCGATTCGATTCTATCGGtctgattcaagatacaaaattttaaatttttactcttccttgggaccgaaaacgaggcccaaaaattctggaaaaaattctagaaaactcaaaaaaattcatagagtccaaatatatttttagttttgccacgtgttctttaaattaatttttaaaaatcattaaggttttatattttcgaaagatcgaacccgatttctaaaatccgaaaaattttaaataattttctaaaatttaaataaaataaaatattaatatttacccacaaaataataaattttaaaaattagaggtGTTACAGAAAATAGggaataaatttcaacaactgttCTTAAACTTACATAGTTGTAACACTATAGTTctttaacttaaaaatgtaacataaaacaccCTAAGTTTTCAAATTTTGTCCAGTAAAAtttctctgactttcaattactgatttctcagttagaaactgatgtgaatatcTCCTGTATGACACTTAGTTAatatttctctctcatctcttatgtaaagtataaaattattctgtttacgcatgaaaaattattctgtctatagagagaaaaatgattcaatttataaatggcttgagagagaaaagagaaatactaacTAAACTCTATGCTGGAATTGTTTAaatcagcgtctaactgaaaaactggtaattagagattagagagattttactgtgtaaaatttaaaagttgatagggttttatattacatttttaaattgaaaGACTGTGATATTACAATTAGATAAATTCAGAaatagttgtcaaaatttatccgaaAAATAAGCAAAGAAAAAATATAAAGTACTATTTTCCTCTTGATATTTTGGAGAAAATAAGAGCACAAGAGCAAACAATCTACAATAAACTATAAAATTATTACATTGCATGCCCCTCAGTTGTCtgttttaatttcttttcatttcatcAGATGgagcaatttttttttaaaacagtAAGGCTCTATTAAAGAAACCAGATATTGATACGATTGATaatctttttaataaaatatattgacGATAGAATTATAAttcaattatatatttattaaaatatatttttatttttacttatttcattataaagaaatatgaattgatttttttataattatttgcgGATTTCTAGTCCTatagtaaaaatataatttataaaatgaaagtataatgataattttaattatttccttttatatccttttaaataagaaaaaaaatatttttagttattttttatttatttgaaaaaataaaaaataaataatatattattttcctTCTTCCTCTCCTCTCCTCCTAATTTATCCAAACAGAGTGTAAGATTAGTGGAAAATGAAGGCAAAAGACCGAGTGAGCTAGTGAAGAGAAAATTCTCAGAAACTTCCCCGGGCTACTCGTAACACGAGTAATTTGGGCCCACCAACTTCCATTGCAAGTCGAGAACATTCCAAAATACCCAATGACGATTAGTTTTAATGGTCTGTTGGACACGAATGCAAGCTTTTTGAGTTGTTGGAAGGTATTAAAATAGTTTTAGGTGGGAAGCAGGGGGCAAAAAGCCCTCGCTCAAATATCACCTTTTTAATGTAAATGGATTAATTTTAAACTAAAGTAGCtttcatattattttaataatattttgattttaagatacatataaatttttacaggataatttataatttatttcttgATGTGTGAAAAATCATAATTTaatcttctatttttttttatgagaATCAAGTTAATTTCTAAGATAATAAGTTAGAAAACGGTAAATAAATTCAGtatatcatattttatttttggtaataacttaatcattatagttataatatttgtaataatttaattttttgaatttgaTTTTACTACTTGGATTTATAGTTGACTAATGGCATATTTTAacagaaaaattattttattaataaaaatataactcGATAACTAACttgatttttatataaaaaatagttATTACTCTTTAATGACTAAAttagaaattatataaattatcctTTCTTTATAATATACACAAAGatgtttatttaaatatatttattataaaattacattagattttataaatattattatttataatttcaattgttTAAGAAAATTTGTCAAAGACttattagggttttttttttcaaaataagtGGGTTTGAAAAATATAAACATGCGGGTgacttataaaatatttattaaaggcgTGATTTTTGCTAGCTAAATGAAGTAAAGACAAAAAAGTAGCTTGGATGCCACTTGTAGTGGCTGACTTGGATAGCTTGGACCCTGATATAACTTAAACCCTACTATAAGTAGCATCCTTACTTTTTTTGAAGTTTTTCTTTGTGAGTCTAAATACTTATTTATTAATTGGATTGGTATGAGGTAGGTAAATATTTTCTGAAAAATTTTAGCTTCTTTAGCCTGGTGACCCTTATATAAATAGAGATGCTCGGCTGAGCTCAATTCAAGTAAAATTTATAGCTCATTTCATATAGAAACAACTAAAATAAAGGGTTCCTCTTGACAGGAAAAATATTTACACATACCAAAAACTAGGAAACATGGCTTTTATTCATTACCTGCGTAACATGGAAAACACAAGTGCAGAAAGCTCGTAGAACGAACTATTAGGTCCTGATAACAAACTAGAATTAAAACAAGCACTCGATGCAGAGATGAAACATCATAGATGATCTGTCTCTTATTATGCATGTATATTAGTTCTAACATCACTGTTCATTGATATACTTAAACTTAGTAAGTGTTCCCATAGAACATGGGATAGCCAAATTTATCATAAAATGGGCTTTGCTCTTCTGCTGCTGGCACAGGCCAATCTGATGTGTAATTCAGGTCATTCCAGACATCAATTGATTCCGGAAATGGTGCCAGTTCAGGAGAATTGCCTTCCTGTAAAGAGAATCACAGAAGAGTAATTAAGCATTAGTTCTTGATAACTGATGCTTTTCTCATGTCTTGTCTATATGAATGGATGCTTCTTTTTGTTTTTCACCTGTTGTGGAATCCCATCGATTGTAGCTTGATTTTCAAAATTCATAAACCAGTTTGTTTCAGCAGCACCAAAGGTTGAATAATTTTCCATCTGATATAAATCAGAACCAGTGTAAACAGTTTCACATTCATTATAGTTTGGCAAATGACCACCATCATCTGACTTATACATTACTTTGCAGAGAATAAAAGTGCGCTGCACAATTTGCAAAGACAAAACAGGATGAGTTCATTGATTTAGAGAAACAAAAGAATAGCAAAACAAGACGTATGCTTAACAAacacaaacaaatttaaaaaaagatTCCAATGAACAATAAGGCACAACATATACCAGTTGGTCTGCAAAACAAGTGGCATCATATTCGTGCATGATCCACCTGGTCCTTACTCCGGTAGGAGTACGACCCTCATGGTAAACCAATATTGTTTTTGTACCTATCTCTTCCCGTCCCTCCTTAATCTTCGATCCGTAGCCGGTAACTTTCCAGTATCCAGCGTCCGTTTTCCTCCTGTTTATTTCTTGGCGAGGACGAAAGAAATACCACTCTCGATCACTTGAGTTTATTACTCCTGAAAGCCCTGCTCAAGCATAgtaaatcatttaaaattttgtagaaaagaaaagaatccACTCGGCACATACACTTACCAGGTAACACCCGAGGCTCATGATCGTTGATATTAATTACAGGGATTCTTGGGTCATCGTAGCCGTTCATTATTTTTGCTATTAAAAGAAGCAGCAATTCCTTGTCGTTTGGTCGGATCAATGGTACGGGGCTTGTCATCTTTTCCAGTCACTATGTATTTTTGCACCTGCAACGAAATTGTATTTAAGATTTCaagaataaaaaaaagaagaagttgAAAGTAGAAAATATTTGCTAACTCAATTAAGCAGCAAAATATTTCATTCCACTTCCTAAAATGGGAATCAGACGAGGAGAGACTGGAAATTGCAAGTAAGAGATGAGACAGTAAGTGAAGTGAGAGCTGTGTCCAAGGGAGAGAAGCAAGCATGAGTTTATATAGAGAAACATGCTATGTCTCTGCTTCAAAGAGAAGCTATGGTCCATCACTTGGTACAGTGACAATAAGAAGAAAAAGTGTACTGAACCAGCACAATAATTTCCCTAACTTGTTGCCCAAGTTTCTGGGTCCCGGCGTCTTGTACTAGGAGATGAGAACATTGTATGCGTAATTCTTGCACCGGGAGATAAGAACATTCTCGAACACCTGTGTACGCGTAATTCTTGCACACTCTGTTTTTGTTactctaaattttttcttttttaaacttAATTTCTCTGATTTGTTTTGATACGGCAGACACTATGTTTTATtgtaatatttattagaattgtgcacagtttttaaaaattttaaacgaATTAAAAAATTATCtcgaataaataaaaattatattaaattaaaattattttgatattttaattttattttttactaaaaattaaattaaaatcgtaTTGATGGAACTGAATAGtaactaattatatatatatatatttataattttttaaatatattatatatttttaatattattatatatatttatgtatttacatataattatgaattaaatataatataatattatattatattttttttattttttaataattttaattataaatatattaaattactttataatttttaattatatatatatatatatatatatatatatatatatatatatatatattcataattatatttatatcttataattaaatattatataattaataaataattaaaatttatattatataatgtaCTCATACTGttacataatataatttattttaaattatatatataccttataattaaatattatatcatttataaataactaaaaaatatattatatgatttattatacattaataattcaattcaaaacttaaatattaattcaaagatgaatttttaaaaaaataattatataaagttATTTTAATAACTAAGAACTGAATCAAAATTATattgaattaaatcaaaatcAAAGAATCGAAAATTGTACAAAATCAGAATTAGAACAATGAAGAATCAAATTGAAATTATATCTAATTTTTAGTTCGATTCTGATTCCTAGGTAGACCCTGAATTGAGTCAGAACCAAATACCCCTTTCTtttacaataaataaaaaaaaaattgaaagagttaaaaaaagaaattaaattctcTGTGTATATGATATTTTGTTTTGATATCATGtttaattttagattaatttcATCACACGGTTTTGTAGTTTTTGGAATCTTTCTTATTAaagggcaatttttttttttatttacaaaaaaGGGAGAGAGAGCCCAAAAAACACAGCAAACGAAAAAAACTAATCTAGGCCAAGCAATCCCTTGAACATCAGTTTGCAGCAAACCAACAACCTCACCAGGAGGCTCTTCAAAAATCTGAACACCACCAGAGCTAAAACCTACAAGATTTGCAAGCTTATCTGCCACAAAATTTGCCTCCAGAAAGCAGTAATCAATAACCACTTCCCAGGCTTTTGCAATGGCAACGTTATCTTCTTTAATTTGGGAATGTCATATTTATCGtccatataaaaaaattaaaaaaaaaaagaatcattTGAGACTTAAATAATTACAataacaattaattaattaattaatacttctATGAAATCAATAGGAGAAAGAAAGAATATAACTtagattattataattaaaattagtaAATATCTTCCCAATATAAATTTGAAACTTGAAAATCTGATATTTTAAGGTTAATTTCATGTGTGTTTACTGAAGTATTAACTAAATTTCATTATCATCactcaaaaaaaattatttcattaaataactttaatatCAATTTATGTTAATTAGAGAACTACTATAATCTATAACAATTCTCCTAATTGAAGACAGTGACGTAACACAAAAAATGTTTTTTAAGTTGTAAAGCTGCCAATAGCACCCAGTTTAATGTAAAATATGATACACAGTGGATCGATTGACCAATGACCAATTACGATTGAAAAGCAAAACAGTGAGCGTACGTAGTTTCCTGTGCTTTTTCCTAAGACCAAATAACCAACTTTCTTGTACAGGAAACTGAGAATATTCGCGAATTGGGTTTCAATTTTCAGGCAGGGTGTGTGGTTCCAAGTTTGATTCCATTTTCCTGCAAGAATCATAACAGAAATTGGAATTTGGTTCTTTTACTTTTTTAAATAGGAATTGGATCAATTTTAAGTATTATTCAGTtctgattttgattttaattttggttggattttaatttttgcacttaaaattataatattatggcCTATTGGTAAAAAGAAACCAAACCTTTACATGTTTTGGTGAATTTATCCAATCATTTAAAACTTGATAAAATGATCAGAAATTCAAATTTTGCAAAAGTTGTAGCCACTTTTACATCACTCAGTATCCTAATCTATCTAAAAAATGGCTACAACTTTTACAaaatttgaatttctaattatttttactaaattttaaatGATTGGATAAATTCATCAAAACGCGCAAGGTTTTACTTTTTTTTACCAATAGGCTTAatattattgtattttttttaaagaacacaaataattataaatttctaATATCAAAAAACTAATAAAAACAATATTACTAAgattaaaataacattattaatattaaaataaaatattaacaaaatagCATAAAGACAAAGACTTATTCAAGAAAAATAGTAAAATCAAACAAACAATCTTCCCACAAAACTCTAAGGGCCTGTTTGGCATTATTATTGAAACTGATattgagaaaatcacttttttaaatatactagttaaagagtattaaaaaataattaaaaattaaatttgatcagttttagtaataaaaatactaaaataacaaaactgATTTTTCCAAACTATTTTTCTCAACAGCATCTAAAATGgtgcttttattcagaaaagtagTTTCAGGCTCTGAAACTCAATACCAAACAGGAGCTAAGTTAGCACCGAACATCCATAATAAGACATAAtatataacaccctcactgtagcaattcagtacattctactgttccggtgatcggtgtcgatccagacagctagaacgtttggaaaaatatttagactagagtgagaaatcataaataactcaaatattaataagaaaaattcagaaaaaaattttagaaataaaatacaaccaagttaaacgagctggtgtcctagcgatgggtaactcagtggTAAGTTGCGGtattcgcaactaggagccctaaacccgagaaaaaattcatgaaataatttttgggactccagggaagagtcattgaggtttcgatggcattaaaatgccaagaaaatgcttagaaaattttttagattagtacagatgattttggctcaataagccaaacgaatggcattttggtcatttcgcctttagagacgatttttgaccaacttgtctatttaagtaaataaattatatgatataaaatatgaataaatattgctaaaaattaaattacaaatgagtagaaaagaaaagaa comes from the Hevea brasiliensis isolate MT/VB/25A 57/8 chromosome 5, ASM3005281v1, whole genome shotgun sequence genome and includes:
- the LOC110636092 gene encoding protein NTM1-like 9, which codes for MTSPVPLIRPNDKELLLLLIAKIMNGYDDPRIPVININDHEPRVLPGLSGVINSSDREWYFFRPRQEINRRKTDAGYWKVTGYGSKIKEGREEIGTKTILVYHEGRTPTGVRTRWIMHEYDATCFADQLRTFILCKVMYKSDDGGHLPNYNECETVYTGSDLYQMENYSTFGAAETNWFMNFENQATIDGIPQQEGNSPELAPFPESIDVWNDLNYTSDWPVPAAEEQSPFYDKFGYPMFYGNTY